One window from the genome of Oceanisphaera sp. IT1-181 encodes:
- the rfaH gene encoding transcription/translation regulatory transformer protein RfaH has product MQKWYVAQCRPREEERALQNLNNQGIEAFYPYAEVKKRVSRKLVTRVEALFPGYIFVLADLEIVSSTTIGSTRGVRSLVRFGGGPCEVPSELVYDLMAHCDSDALRDKLSDVPKAGERVLIEQGPFAGLEAIYLEADGDMRAILLLSLLQKETSTSFGNEEFSRLSKNS; this is encoded by the coding sequence ATGCAGAAATGGTACGTGGCGCAGTGTCGCCCCCGTGAAGAAGAGCGGGCCTTACAGAATCTCAACAATCAGGGCATAGAAGCTTTTTACCCCTATGCGGAGGTAAAAAAGCGTGTCAGCCGTAAGCTAGTAACGCGCGTAGAGGCCTTATTTCCCGGCTATATTTTCGTGCTTGCCGATCTGGAGATAGTCAGCTCAACCACCATAGGCTCCACGCGCGGCGTGCGCAGCTTAGTCCGCTTTGGTGGCGGCCCCTGCGAAGTGCCGAGCGAATTGGTTTATGACTTAATGGCCCATTGCGACAGCGATGCGCTCAGAGATAAGTTAAGCGATGTGCCCAAAGCCGGTGAGCGAGTACTGATCGAGCAAGGTCCTTTTGCGGGGCTAGAAGCGATTTACTTAGAAGCCGACGGCGACATGCGCGCCATCTTGTTACTCTCTTTGTTACAGAAAGAAACCTCCACCAGTTTTGGCAACGAAGAGTTTTCTCGATTATCTAAGAACTCGTGA
- a CDS encoding ABC transporter permease gives MANLFSDVTVKKWRRFRGIRRGYYAFCLFMLMVVLAVTAELWASNRALIVKYEGQLYFPSYGDVITGNTFGLGYQYETNYRELKALFAEQANAEQASAEQANTDQANVDQVNAAPVPASPSKNWVLLPVVPWSPYEQDYSGNGYPPSAPSAAQSHYLGTDSSGRDILARLVYGFRTAVGFAFIALTASYVIGVLLGCAMGFVGGKFDLFFQRFIEVWSQVPFLYVIMILVSLTQPNFMLFVGINVLFGWMGITWYMRTLTYREKVRDYVLAARAQGAGLWRIIVHHILPNTLVMIVTLAPFTVVANISLLTALDYLGFGLAPPTPSWGELLRQGVNHLDAPWIVGSVVTAVSLVLITVSFIGEAIREALDPKHFSRYE, from the coding sequence ATGGCTAATTTATTCTCAGACGTCACGGTAAAAAAATGGCGCCGCTTTCGCGGTATTCGCCGTGGTTATTACGCCTTTTGTTTATTTATGCTGATGGTAGTGCTGGCTGTCACCGCCGAGCTGTGGGCCAGCAATCGCGCCTTAATCGTTAAATATGAAGGTCAGCTGTATTTCCCCAGTTACGGTGACGTGATCACCGGCAATACCTTTGGCTTAGGTTATCAGTACGAAACTAACTATCGCGAGCTCAAAGCCCTATTTGCAGAACAAGCCAATGCAGAGCAAGCGAGCGCAGAACAAGCTAATACAGACCAAGCTAATGTAGATCAAGTTAACGCAGCACCAGTGCCAGCCAGCCCGTCAAAAAACTGGGTGTTATTGCCCGTCGTGCCTTGGAGTCCTTATGAGCAAGATTACAGCGGCAACGGTTATCCGCCCTCGGCACCCAGTGCCGCGCAGAGCCATTATTTAGGCACAGATAGCTCGGGCCGGGATATTTTAGCGCGACTGGTGTACGGCTTTCGCACCGCGGTGGGTTTTGCTTTTATTGCGCTCACCGCCAGCTACGTGATTGGCGTGCTCTTGGGCTGTGCCATGGGGTTTGTGGGGGGCAAGTTTGATTTGTTCTTTCAGCGCTTTATTGAAGTCTGGTCTCAGGTGCCGTTCTTGTATGTGATCATGATTTTGGTATCGCTGACCCAGCCCAATTTTATGCTGTTTGTCGGCATTAACGTCTTGTTCGGCTGGATGGGCATTACTTGGTATATGCGCACCCTTACTTATCGTGAAAAGGTACGCGACTATGTGTTGGCGGCACGGGCTCAAGGAGCTGGGCTGTGGCGCATTATCGTGCACCATATTTTGCCTAATACCTTGGTGATGATAGTGACGCTGGCTCCCTTTACCGTGGTCGCCAATATCTCTTTACTCACGGCACTCGATTATCTGGGCTTTGGCTTAGCACCGCCCACCCCCAGTTGGGGCGAGTTATTGCGCCAAGGGGTGAATCATTTAGATGCGCCTTGGATTGTGGGCTCTGTGGTGACGGCCGTGTCTTTGGTGCTCATTACCGTATCTTTTATTGGCGAGGCGATTCGTGAAGCCTTGGATCCCAAACATTTTTCTCGTTATGAATAG
- a CDS encoding methionine ABC transporter permease, with amino-acid sequence MSDAMVNLLLSALWETLLMTFGSGVIACLLGIPLGIALHVSKPGQIWQNAIFNKVLGTVINIGRSIPFIILMVAIIPFTRLVAGTSIGTMAAIVPLTVAAIPFVARLMEAALMEVPAGLVEAAQAMGAKRLQIISKVLLPEALPGMLNGVIITLVTLVNYSAMAGAIGGGGLGDVGIRYGYQRFDGQIMLITVVMLVVLVQIIQSAGERLVTYVDHR; translated from the coding sequence ATGTCCGACGCCATGGTTAATTTGCTGTTATCAGCACTCTGGGAAACCTTATTGATGACCTTTGGCTCAGGGGTGATTGCCTGCTTATTAGGCATCCCTTTAGGCATAGCATTGCACGTCAGTAAGCCAGGACAAATTTGGCAAAATGCCATTTTTAATAAAGTGTTAGGTACTGTTATTAATATTGGGCGCTCGATTCCCTTTATTATCTTAATGGTGGCCATCATTCCCTTTACCCGCTTGGTGGCCGGCACCAGTATCGGTACCATGGCCGCCATAGTGCCCCTTACCGTGGCTGCCATTCCGTTTGTGGCCCGCTTAATGGAGGCGGCGTTAATGGAAGTGCCCGCAGGCCTAGTAGAAGCGGCGCAGGCCATGGGCGCTAAGCGCCTGCAAATTATTAGCAAAGTATTATTACCCGAAGCACTGCCCGGTATGCTTAATGGCGTCATTATCACGCTAGTGACCTTAGTGAACTACTCGGCCATGGCCGGTGCCATCGGTGGCGGTGGCTTGGGCGATGTGGGTATTCGCTACGGTTATCAACGCTTTGATGGGCAAATTATGCTGATTACTGTGGTGATGCTGGTGGTATTAGTGCAAATTATCCAAAGTGCCGGCGAACGCCTGGTTACTTATGTAGACCATCGTTGA
- a CDS encoding ABC transporter ATP-binding protein: MEALLQVEKTEPLLRGKPTEPLLQVEHLAVSFTTEQGEFRVVDDVSFSLLSGQTLGLVGESGCGKSVTALSLLGLLPKPAGQVVGGQALFQGQDLLTLTAEQRYQVRGNKIAMIFQEPMTALNPVHTVGRQLMEVYQLHRPEMNKREQQQAAMEMLQQVGIPEAKARLKAYPHQLSGGMRQRVMIAMALACEPDLLICDEPTTALDVTIQAQILHLIKALQQKNGMAVLFITHDLGVVAQICDQVLVMYAGRSAEQAPVLSLYERPAHPYTQGLLASIPRLDQPSKTILATIPGQVPSIEEQVSGCRFANRCAYQTDICQQQPSVEQVAATHTVWCHHWRELAL; the protein is encoded by the coding sequence ATGGAGGCCCTGTTACAAGTTGAAAAAACGGAGCCATTGCTACGAGGTAAGCCAACGGAACCCTTGTTACAAGTTGAACATCTGGCAGTAAGCTTCACTACCGAACAAGGTGAGTTTCGGGTGGTAGACGATGTGAGCTTTAGCTTGCTGTCCGGCCAAACCCTCGGCTTAGTAGGTGAGTCCGGTTGCGGCAAGAGCGTCACCGCCCTGAGCTTGCTGGGGCTGCTGCCAAAGCCGGCGGGCCAGGTGGTGGGCGGCCAAGCCTTGTTTCAAGGGCAAGATCTCTTAACCTTAACTGCCGAACAACGTTATCAAGTGCGTGGCAATAAAATCGCCATGATCTTTCAAGAGCCGATGACGGCACTTAATCCGGTACATACCGTGGGTCGCCAGTTGATGGAAGTTTATCAACTGCACAGGCCAGAGATGAATAAGCGCGAGCAACAGCAAGCAGCCATGGAGATGCTGCAACAGGTGGGTATCCCCGAAGCTAAGGCGCGACTCAAAGCTTATCCCCATCAGCTATCGGGTGGTATGCGCCAACGGGTGATGATTGCCATGGCGCTGGCCTGTGAGCCGGACTTATTAATTTGTGACGAGCCAACCACGGCGCTTGATGTGACCATTCAAGCGCAAATTCTGCATTTAATTAAAGCCTTGCAGCAGAAAAATGGCATGGCAGTATTATTTATTACTCATGATTTAGGCGTAGTGGCGCAAATTTGCGACCAAGTATTGGTTATGTATGCGGGGCGCAGCGCCGAGCAAGCACCGGTATTGAGCTTATATGAAAGGCCAGCCCACCCTTACACCCAAGGCTTGCTAGCCTCCATCCCTCGGCTAGACCAACCCAGCAAAACCATCTTGGCCACCATTCCCGGCCAAGTGCCTAGCATAGAAGAGCAGGTAAGCGGTTGTCGGTTTGCTAATCGGTGCGCTTATCAAACCGACATTTGCCAACAGCAACCCAGTGTGGAGCAAGTGGCGGCGACGCATACGGTGTGGTGTCATCATTGGCGGGAGTTAGCATTATGA
- the metQ gene encoding methionine ABC transporter substrate-binding lipoprotein MetQ, with amino-acid sequence MKLGFKALTTVSVLASALALAGCGEQAKDSATAEQAAAAKPLRLGVIAGAEEQVAEVAVKVAKEKYDLDVELVAFSDYVTPNVALSDGSLDINAFQHQPYLDKQIADRGYELVAVGKTFVYPIAAYSKVIKTLDELEDGAKVAVPNDPTNLGRTLLLLEQQGLIEVDDAVGLEATPLNITANPKNLKIIELEAPQLPRSLDDVAFAVINTTYASQIDLLPERDGLFVEDKDSPYANLIVARKDNQDDERIQTFVKAYQSDEVYEAAKELFKGGVVKGW; translated from the coding sequence ATGAAATTAGGTTTTAAAGCTCTGACTACCGTGAGTGTATTAGCGTCTGCTTTGGCGTTAGCTGGCTGTGGTGAGCAAGCTAAAGACTCGGCTACCGCCGAACAAGCCGCAGCAGCTAAACCGCTGCGCTTAGGCGTGATTGCCGGAGCTGAAGAGCAAGTGGCAGAAGTGGCCGTTAAGGTCGCTAAAGAAAAGTACGATCTTGATGTAGAGCTGGTTGCTTTTAGCGACTATGTAACGCCTAACGTGGCCTTGAGCGATGGCAGCTTAGACATTAATGCCTTTCAGCATCAGCCTTATCTCGACAAGCAAATCGCCGACCGTGGCTATGAGCTAGTGGCCGTAGGTAAAACTTTCGTCTACCCGATTGCTGCTTACTCAAAAGTGATTAAGACCCTGGATGAGTTAGAAGATGGCGCCAAGGTAGCCGTGCCGAACGACCCGACTAACTTGGGCCGTACTTTGCTGCTGTTAGAGCAACAAGGACTGATTGAAGTGGATGATGCGGTAGGCTTAGAAGCCACTCCTTTAAACATCACAGCTAACCCAAAAAATCTGAAGATCATCGAGCTAGAAGCACCGCAGTTGCCTCGCTCACTGGATGATGTGGCGTTTGCCGTGATCAACACCACTTATGCTTCACAAATCGACTTACTGCCTGAGCGTGACGGTTTATTTGTAGAAGATAAAGACTCCCCTTACGCCAACCTGATTGTCGCTCGCAAAGACAACCAGGATGATGAGCGCATCCAGACCTTTGTTAAGGCTTATCAGAGCGATGAAGTCTATGAAGCAGCTAAAGAGCTGTTTAAAGGCGGCGTCGTTAAAGGCTGGTAG
- a CDS encoding oligopeptide/dipeptide ABC transporter ATP-binding protein — protein MTKAISIEKVQEVAPEPVAAESAGQPILQLENLGQHFTLGGGLLRRGQTLYAVDGVSFTLAAGKTLGLVGESGCGKSTLARALLKLHQPSSGRIHFDGQDITDYSARQMRPLRQQMQLVFQDPQESLNSRHTIATILQEPFVIHGLGTAKERQVWAGELLQRVGLPVSALNRYPHEFSGGQRQRIGIARAMALKPKLLVCDEAVSALDVSVQSQILNLLLSLQQEYQLAILFIAHNLSVVKHISDHIAVMYLGRIIELAPSDDLYAQALHPYTQALLAAIPEPDPRRRKAPLMLQGEPPSPANPPSGCHFRTRCPYVGERCISEVPLLLPAEPTLGAQTLSNTKQSGGEAHQVACHFHREIMSGERLPQNVESCDIITPVI, from the coding sequence ATGACCAAAGCCATAAGCATCGAGAAAGTGCAGGAAGTTGCACCAGAGCCAGTCGCAGCTGAATCAGCCGGGCAGCCGATCTTGCAACTAGAAAACTTGGGCCAGCACTTCACCTTGGGCGGTGGTTTATTGCGTCGCGGCCAAACCCTGTATGCGGTCGATGGCGTTAGCTTTACTTTGGCCGCCGGCAAAACCCTCGGGCTGGTGGGTGAGTCAGGCTGCGGTAAGTCGACATTGGCGCGCGCCTTACTGAAGCTGCACCAGCCAAGCTCAGGCCGCATTCATTTCGATGGTCAAGATATTACCGACTACTCGGCGCGACAAATGCGCCCTTTACGCCAGCAAATGCAGCTGGTGTTTCAAGACCCTCAAGAATCCCTAAATAGTCGCCATACTATAGCCACTATCCTGCAAGAGCCGTTTGTTATTCACGGGCTCGGCACGGCGAAAGAGCGCCAAGTGTGGGCCGGTGAATTATTGCAGCGGGTCGGCTTGCCAGTTTCGGCGCTCAATCGTTATCCCCACGAGTTTTCTGGCGGCCAACGACAGCGCATCGGTATCGCGCGCGCCATGGCGCTAAAACCGAAATTGCTAGTGTGTGATGAGGCCGTGTCCGCACTAGACGTCTCGGTACAATCGCAGATTTTGAATTTGTTGCTTTCGCTGCAGCAAGAGTACCAACTGGCTATCTTGTTTATTGCTCATAATCTTTCGGTAGTAAAGCACATCTCCGATCATATCGCCGTTATGTACTTGGGCCGCATTATCGAGTTGGCGCCCAGTGATGACTTATACGCCCAAGCCTTGCATCCTTATACCCAAGCCTTGCTGGCCGCGATCCCAGAACCCGATCCCAGACGGCGCAAAGCGCCCCTTATGTTACAGGGCGAGCCGCCGTCTCCGGCCAATCCGCCATCAGGTTGTCATTTTCGCACCCGCTGTCCATATGTAGGTGAGCGCTGCATCAGTGAAGTGCCGCTTTTACTACCAGCAGAACCGACTCTTGGGGCGCAAACCTTATCAAACACAAAGCAATCTGGCGGCGAAGCGCATCAAGTAGCCTGTCACTTTCATCGAGAGATCATGAGCGGTGAACGCTTACCTCAGAATGTGGAGAGCTGTGATATTATTACGCCTGTTATATAG
- the gmhB gene encoding D-glycero-beta-D-manno-heptose 1,7-bisphosphate 7-phosphatase: MSRAAIFLDRDGVINQDSGYVSTRDNFVFIEGVIGAMKQLKEKGYQLVVVTNQSGIARGLFSENDFIRLTEWMDWSLADQDVDLDGIYFCPHHPTEGTTANTQACQCRKPAPGMFLEAIADLDIDASASYMVGDKVSDLQAAQAAGVTNLVLVRTGKEITAEGEALAGAVYPSLVEFAEKLPSLV, from the coding sequence GTGAGCAGAGCAGCAATTTTTCTCGACCGAGATGGCGTTATCAATCAAGACAGCGGCTATGTGTCCACTAGGGATAACTTTGTCTTTATTGAGGGCGTGATCGGCGCCATGAAACAGCTAAAAGAAAAAGGCTATCAGCTAGTTGTGGTGACCAATCAATCGGGTATTGCGCGGGGCCTGTTTAGCGAAAATGACTTTATTCGTTTAACCGAATGGATGGACTGGTCACTCGCGGATCAAGATGTGGATCTCGACGGTATTTACTTTTGTCCTCACCACCCGACAGAGGGCACCACGGCTAACACCCAAGCGTGCCAGTGCCGTAAACCTGCACCAGGCATGTTTTTAGAAGCGATTGCAGATCTGGATATAGATGCCAGCGCCTCTTATATGGTGGGCGATAAAGTTTCTGACCTGCAAGCCGCCCAAGCCGCAGGCGTAACTAACTTAGTATTAGTGCGCACCGGTAAAGAAATCACGGCCGAAGGCGAAGCATTAGCGGGCGCCGTGTATCCATCGCTGGTCGAATTTGCCGAAAAACTGCCCAGTTTGGTGTGA
- a CDS encoding ABC transporter permease subunit produces MAQYFLRRLLLLIPTFLGITLVVFAITRFVPGGPVERMLMESQMQSSEFSQSSRGSQVLSAEQIDELKAFYGLDKPVFEAYRDWLTKLVQLDLGESSRYFLPVWELIKERLPVSAFFGICTFFLSYFISIPLGILKALKHNSRFDSITSMLIYAGYALPAYVVGIFLLTIFSFQLGWFPMGGFVGDDFYYLEGFWPKTLNLFHHALLPLIAYAIGDFAVLTMTMKNSLMENLSADYVRTAVAKGLPFHKAVTRHALRNSMIPIASHFGNVISVFFAGSFLIEVIFNIDGLGLLGYEAIVERDYPVVMGILAVTSLMMLVGNILSDICVALVDPRVRFDG; encoded by the coding sequence ATGGCACAGTATTTTCTGCGGCGTTTATTGCTGCTGATCCCGACCTTTTTGGGAATTACCTTAGTGGTGTTTGCCATTACTCGCTTCGTCCCCGGTGGGCCCGTCGAGCGCATGCTAATGGAAAGCCAAATGCAAAGCAGCGAGTTTAGCCAAAGCTCGCGCGGCAGTCAGGTGCTCTCGGCGGAGCAAATCGACGAGCTTAAAGCCTTCTATGGCCTAGATAAACCTGTGTTTGAAGCCTATCGCGATTGGCTGACCAAACTGGTGCAATTAGACTTGGGTGAGTCGAGCCGCTATTTCTTGCCGGTGTGGGAGCTTATTAAAGAGCGGCTACCTGTGTCCGCCTTCTTTGGTATCTGTACCTTCTTCCTCAGTTATTTCATCTCCATCCCCTTAGGGATCCTCAAAGCGCTGAAACACAACAGCCGCTTCGACAGCATTACTTCTATGCTGATTTACGCCGGTTATGCGTTGCCCGCCTATGTGGTGGGCATTTTCTTACTGACGATTTTTTCGTTTCAGCTGGGTTGGTTCCCCATGGGTGGCTTCGTTGGCGATGACTTCTATTACCTAGAAGGCTTTTGGCCGAAAACCTTAAATCTATTCCACCATGCACTATTACCCTTGATTGCCTATGCCATTGGTGATTTTGCGGTGCTGACCATGACCATGAAAAACAGCCTAATGGAAAACCTGTCAGCCGATTATGTGCGCACTGCGGTGGCCAAAGGCTTGCCGTTTCATAAGGCGGTAACGCGCCATGCGTTGCGCAACAGCATGATCCCCATTGCCAGCCATTTCGGTAACGTGATTTCGGTGTTCTTCGCCGGCTCTTTTTTAATCGAGGTGATCTTTAATATCGATGGTCTAGGCTTGCTGGGTTACGAGGCGATAGTGGAGCGGGATTATCCGGTGGTGATGGGCATCTTGGCAGTGACCTCCTTGATGATGTTAGTGGGTAATATTTTATCGGATATCTGCGTGGCGCTAGTGGATCCTAGGGTGCGTTTCGATGGCTAA
- a CDS encoding extracellular solute-binding protein: MKKLFGQLGGWLLALGLVASMNVSAAELPSGLDWQTNNDDPIFASPEAKRGGIFNSSLMSFPLTFRTVGPDSNTAFRSFILENQLGLYSLHPVTQNPIPGLATHWAFGDDNKTMYFKLNPAARWSDGKPVTSADFLFTIEMMRSEVIRAPWYNNYFSEEIVDVTAFDEHTISVTAGSEKSQRELLNTVGLTPEPKHFYTLTDDWVRSYNWAQAPVTGAYVMDDVKRGRSISFKRLDDWWGNDLKYYQHRFNPDVIRLTVIRDLNISYRHFLRGDIDTFGLILPEWWHDKTDTPEYKQGLINRIWFYNDMPQGAQGFHLNTAHPRLSDLRVREGMAHALNMQRMLDTILRGDYERMHTFGTGYDAFTDAGINARDYDIKRARELFTEAGYDQQGPGGFLRNSAGDVLSLAVTYTTQEHTPRLAILREEARKAGLDLQLNLVDGASGFKVMLEKKHEAAWLGWAGGGLYPQYWEFFHSANANKPQTNNLFNIADDQLDTLIEQYRVTMDLDDKADISRQIQRRVYELAIFIPGYQVPYTREAYWRYVRLPETKGSRHSPSLFWPMEGSPYSTGGLFWIDETLKKEIKAGKVRFDPVLEIDETWRHKEQ, translated from the coding sequence ATGAAAAAATTATTCGGACAGCTCGGTGGTTGGTTGCTGGCCTTAGGGCTAGTAGCCAGCATGAATGTCAGTGCCGCTGAGCTACCCAGCGGGCTGGATTGGCAGACTAATAATGACGATCCTATCTTTGCCTCTCCTGAGGCCAAACGTGGTGGGATTTTCAATAGCAGCTTGATGAGTTTCCCGCTGACCTTTCGCACAGTGGGGCCGGACTCCAATACCGCATTTCGCTCTTTTATCTTAGAAAACCAGTTGGGGTTGTATTCGCTGCACCCCGTCACCCAAAATCCTATTCCCGGCTTGGCCACTCATTGGGCCTTTGGCGACGACAACAAAACCATGTACTTCAAGCTCAACCCGGCCGCGCGCTGGTCTGATGGCAAGCCGGTCACCAGCGCCGACTTCTTGTTTACCATCGAGATGATGCGCTCCGAGGTGATCCGCGCCCCTTGGTATAACAACTACTTCAGCGAAGAAATTGTCGATGTCACAGCCTTCGATGAGCACACGATTTCAGTCACAGCTGGCAGTGAAAAAAGTCAGCGGGAGTTACTCAATACCGTGGGCTTAACGCCAGAGCCGAAACATTTTTATACGCTAACCGACGATTGGGTGCGCAGCTATAACTGGGCGCAAGCGCCGGTAACGGGTGCTTACGTGATGGACGATGTAAAACGCGGCCGCTCTATTAGCTTTAAGCGCCTCGATGATTGGTGGGGCAATGATCTTAAGTATTATCAGCACCGCTTTAACCCAGATGTGATCCGCTTAACCGTGATCCGCGATCTTAATATCTCTTATCGCCACTTTTTGCGTGGCGATATCGACACCTTTGGTCTGATTTTGCCGGAGTGGTGGCACGATAAAACCGATACCCCAGAATACAAACAGGGCTTAATTAACCGCATTTGGTTTTATAACGACATGCCCCAAGGCGCCCAGGGCTTTCACCTTAATACTGCTCATCCGCGCTTAAGCGACCTACGTGTACGCGAAGGCATGGCGCACGCACTGAACATGCAACGCATGCTCGACACTATATTGCGTGGTGATTATGAACGCATGCATACCTTTGGTACCGGTTATGATGCCTTTACCGATGCGGGCATTAATGCTCGCGATTACGATATTAAGCGCGCCCGAGAGTTGTTTACCGAGGCTGGGTATGACCAACAAGGGCCCGGCGGATTTTTACGCAATAGCGCGGGCGATGTGCTTAGCTTAGCCGTGACTTATACCACTCAAGAGCACACGCCACGCTTGGCTATCTTGCGCGAAGAAGCTCGTAAAGCCGGACTCGACTTGCAGCTTAATTTGGTGGATGGCGCCAGTGGTTTTAAAGTCATGCTGGAGAAAAAGCATGAAGCTGCTTGGCTCGGTTGGGCGGGGGGTGGCTTATATCCTCAATATTGGGAATTTTTTCACTCGGCTAACGCCAACAAACCACAAACCAATAATCTGTTTAATATTGCCGATGACCAGCTTGATACGTTAATCGAGCAATACCGCGTCACCATGGACTTGGACGATAAAGCCGATATCTCACGCCAAATTCAGCGTCGCGTATATGAGCTGGCGATTTTTATTCCTGGCTATCAGGTACCTTACACGCGTGAAGCCTACTGGCGCTATGTGCGCCTGCCCGAGACCAAAGGCAGTCGTCATTCGCCGTCCTTATTTTGGCCCATGGAAGGATCGCCTTACAGCACAGGTGGTTTGTTTTGGATAGATGAGACGCTGAAAAAAGAAATTAAAGCCGGCAAGGTGCGTTTTGATCCGGTATTAGAGATAGATGAAACTTGGCGGCATAAGGAGCAGTAA
- the metN gene encoding methionine ABC transporter ATP-binding protein MetN — protein MIKLMNISKRYGDGKQAVHAVRNINLAVAAGQIMGVIGESGAGKSTLIRCVNMLERPTSGQILVDGQDLTQLKESQLPAARRKIGMIFQHFNLLSSRTVFANVALPLELAGMNKADIKHRVTELLELVGLSHRANAYPNALSGGQKQRVAIARALAPKPKVLLCDEATSALDPNTTQSILTLLKDINRKLGLTILLITHEMQVVKTICDRVAIISDGELIEEGEVAWFFANAKTELARRFIASTINLAVPEDYQQRLQAQPSADSLPLVRLGFSGETVDSPLISILSRELNVDVSILSADMEYAGGVKFGFMLAELDGSQQQTQAALAYLQEHKIQVEVLGYVRRHG, from the coding sequence ATGATCAAGCTAATGAATATCAGTAAGCGCTACGGCGACGGCAAACAGGCCGTGCATGCAGTGCGTAACATTAACCTGGCAGTGGCTGCGGGCCAAATTATGGGCGTGATCGGCGAGTCAGGCGCGGGCAAGAGCACGCTGATCCGTTGCGTGAATATGTTAGAGCGCCCCACCAGTGGCCAAATATTAGTCGACGGCCAAGATTTAACCCAGCTTAAAGAAAGTCAGCTGCCGGCGGCGCGGCGCAAGATCGGCATGATTTTTCAGCATTTTAATTTGTTGTCCTCTCGCACCGTGTTCGCCAATGTCGCCTTGCCATTAGAGCTGGCCGGCATGAATAAGGCTGACATTAAGCACAGAGTAACCGAGCTATTAGAGTTGGTGGGCTTAAGCCACAGAGCTAACGCCTACCCCAATGCGCTGTCGGGTGGTCAAAAACAGCGGGTGGCCATCGCACGCGCCTTGGCGCCTAAGCCTAAGGTATTGCTGTGTGATGAAGCTACCTCGGCGCTGGATCCTAATACTACGCAATCGATTCTAACGCTATTAAAAGACATTAACCGTAAGCTCGGTCTGACCATACTGTTGATCACCCATGAAATGCAGGTGGTGAAAACCATTTGTGACCGAGTGGCGATTATCAGCGACGGCGAGCTAATAGAAGAAGGCGAAGTGGCGTGGTTTTTTGCCAATGCTAAGACTGAGCTGGCGCGCCGCTTTATTGCCTCCACCATTAACTTGGCAGTTCCTGAGGATTATCAGCAGCGTTTGCAAGCGCAACCCTCGGCCGATAGCTTGCCGTTAGTGCGGCTGGGCTTTAGCGGCGAGACTGTGGATAGCCCACTGATTTCTATTTTGAGTCGTGAGCTTAATGTGGATGTCAGCATCTTAAGCGCCGACATGGAATACGCAGGCGGCGTTAAGTTTGGCTTTATGCTGGCGGAGCTGGATGGCAGCCAACAGCAAACACAGGCCGCACTGGCTTATCTTCAAGAACATAAAATTCAGGTAGAGGTACTCGGTTATGTCCGACGCCATGGTTAA